Proteins from one Sarcophilus harrisii chromosome 2, mSarHar1.11, whole genome shotgun sequence genomic window:
- the PDCD7 gene encoding programmed cell death protein 7 isoform X1, giving the protein MALPPFPGRFAPVCPVPPPPPPPPPPPPPPPTPFRCLPFGPPPPPQAFPPPPLPPRLGPFLGTPGPNAGPFLPPPIPPPPIPPPPPPPQCRPFPGLEGGERLPPPSPTPPWAQRWPEAPPPDGLGDSALQRQRDRQWLEAVFAAPRRANGPPASGAAAASSPPAPSLGELRGRLRGALRLVSQLRGLCRALREAEADGEAWARLHQQAAPLREQLRGHLELLKQPAYVGAARRKLERVRRRRQRLRERAREREAEREAAQARAAEREEEIDRWRNKCVQEVEEKAREQELKVAADGVLSEVRKKQADTKRMVDILRALEKLRKLRKEAAARKGVCPPASADEAFEHHVERLRKLIKKRTELYEAEERALRVMLEGEQEEERKRELERKQKKEKEKILHQKKEINSKLFGDPDEFPLSHLLQPFRQYYLQAEHSLPALIQIRHEWDQYLVPADHPDATSVPQGWVIPTLPSSDTWAAALRLNQ; this is encoded by the exons ATGGCTCTGCCGCCTTTCCCCGGCCGCTTCGCCCCCGTCTGCCCggtcccgccgccgccgccgccgccgccgccgcctccccctccccctcccactccGTTCCGATGTCTTCCCTTTGGGCCGCCCCCACCTCCCCAAGCCTTTCCGCCTCCACCGCTCCCTCCGCGGCTGGGCCCCTTCCTGGGGACCCCAGGCCCTAATGCGGGCCCCTTCCTACCACCCCCGATCCCGCCGCCCCCGATCCCGCCACCGCCGCCTCCACCCCAGTGTAGGCCTTTTCCGGGGCTCGAGGGTGGGGAACGGCTTCCGCCGCCCTCCCCAACACCTCCGTGGGCCCAGCGTTGGCCAGAGGCCCCCCCGCCCGACGGGCTCGGGGACTCGGCCCTGCAGCGCCAACGTGACCGGCAGTGGCTGGAGGCCGTCTTCGCAGCCCCACGGCGTGCAAACGGCCCGCCGGCCTCTGGGGCAGCGGCGGCGAGCTCTCCGCCGGCCCCCAGCCTCGGAGAGCTCCGGGGCCGGCTGCGCGGAGCTCTGCGTTTGGTGAGCCAGCTGCGCGGCCTGTGCCGGGCGCTGCGAGAAGCCGAGGCCGACGGCGAGGCCTGGGCACGCCTACACCAGCAGGCGGCCCCGTTGCGGGAGCAGCTGCGCGGGCACCTGGAGCTCCTGAAGCAGCCTGCCTACGTGGGCGCGGCGCGGAGGAAGCTGGAGCGCGTCCGGCGGCGGCGTCAGCGGCTCCGGGAGAGGGCCCGCGAGCGCGAGGCCGAGCGCGAGGCTGCCCAAGCCCGGGCGGCCGAGCGCGAGGAGGAGATCGACCGCTGGAGGAACAAGTGTGTGCAGGAGGTGGAGGAGAAGGCCCGG GAACAAGAACTCAAAGTTGCTGCTGATGGTGTTTTATCAGAAGTGAGGAAAAAGCAAGCAGATACCAAAAGAATGGTAGATATTCTTCGAGCcttagagaaactgaggaaactgagaaaagagGCTGCCGCTAGGAAAG GTGTTTGTCCTCCTGCCTCAGCAGATGAAGCTTTTGAACATCATGTAGAGAGACTGAGAAAATTAATCAAAAAACGCACAGAACTGTATGAAGCTGAAGAAAGGGCCCTGCGAGTTATGTTGGAAGGagaacaagaggaagaaagaaaaagagaattagaaaggaaacagaaaaaagaaaaagagaagatcttacatcaaaaaaaagaaattaattccaaattatttggGGATCCAG atgaaTTTCCACTTAGTCATCTCCTACAGCCCTTTAGACAGTATTATCTACAAGCAGAACATTCTTTACCAGCTCTCATTCAGATCAG GCATGAATGGGATCAGTATTTGGTACCAGCCGATCATCCTGATGCAACCTCGGTCCCTCAAGGATGGGTCATTCCTACTCTCCCCAGCAGTGACACCTGGGCAGCTGCACTCAGACTAAATCAATGA
- the PDCD7 gene encoding programmed cell death protein 7 isoform X2 produces MALPPFPGRFAPVCPVPPPPPPPPPPPPPPPTPFRCLPFGPPPPPQAFPPPPLPPRLGPFLGTPGPNAGPFLPPPIPPPPIPPPPPPPQCRPFPGLEGGERLPPPSPTPPWAQRWPEAPPPDGLGDSALQRQRDRQWLEAVFAAPRRANGPPASGAAAASSPPAPSLGELRGRLRGALRLVSQLRGLCRALREAEADGEAWARLHQQAAPLREQLRGHLELLKQPAYVGAARRKLERVRRRRQRLRERAREREEEIDRWRNKCVQEVEEKAREQELKVAADGVLSEVRKKQADTKRMVDILRALEKLRKLRKEAAARKGVCPPASADEAFEHHVERLRKLIKKRTELYEAEERALRVMLEGEQEEERKRELERKQKKEKEKILHQKKEINSKLFGDPDEFPLSHLLQPFRQYYLQAEHSLPALIQIRHEWDQYLVPADHPDATSVPQGWVIPTLPSSDTWAAALRLNQ; encoded by the exons ATGGCTCTGCCGCCTTTCCCCGGCCGCTTCGCCCCCGTCTGCCCggtcccgccgccgccgccgccgccgccgccgcctccccctccccctcccactccGTTCCGATGTCTTCCCTTTGGGCCGCCCCCACCTCCCCAAGCCTTTCCGCCTCCACCGCTCCCTCCGCGGCTGGGCCCCTTCCTGGGGACCCCAGGCCCTAATGCGGGCCCCTTCCTACCACCCCCGATCCCGCCGCCCCCGATCCCGCCACCGCCGCCTCCACCCCAGTGTAGGCCTTTTCCGGGGCTCGAGGGTGGGGAACGGCTTCCGCCGCCCTCCCCAACACCTCCGTGGGCCCAGCGTTGGCCAGAGGCCCCCCCGCCCGACGGGCTCGGGGACTCGGCCCTGCAGCGCCAACGTGACCGGCAGTGGCTGGAGGCCGTCTTCGCAGCCCCACGGCGTGCAAACGGCCCGCCGGCCTCTGGGGCAGCGGCGGCGAGCTCTCCGCCGGCCCCCAGCCTCGGAGAGCTCCGGGGCCGGCTGCGCGGAGCTCTGCGTTTGGTGAGCCAGCTGCGCGGCCTGTGCCGGGCGCTGCGAGAAGCCGAGGCCGACGGCGAGGCCTGGGCACGCCTACACCAGCAGGCGGCCCCGTTGCGGGAGCAGCTGCGCGGGCACCTGGAGCTCCTGAAGCAGCCTGCCTACGTGGGCGCGGCGCGGAGGAAGCTGGAGCGCGTCCGGCGGCGGCGTCAGCGGCTCCGGGAGAGGGCCCGCGAGCGCGAG GAGGAGATCGACCGCTGGAGGAACAAGTGTGTGCAGGAGGTGGAGGAGAAGGCCCGG GAACAAGAACTCAAAGTTGCTGCTGATGGTGTTTTATCAGAAGTGAGGAAAAAGCAAGCAGATACCAAAAGAATGGTAGATATTCTTCGAGCcttagagaaactgaggaaactgagaaaagagGCTGCCGCTAGGAAAG GTGTTTGTCCTCCTGCCTCAGCAGATGAAGCTTTTGAACATCATGTAGAGAGACTGAGAAAATTAATCAAAAAACGCACAGAACTGTATGAAGCTGAAGAAAGGGCCCTGCGAGTTATGTTGGAAGGagaacaagaggaagaaagaaaaagagaattagaaaggaaacagaaaaaagaaaaagagaagatcttacatcaaaaaaaagaaattaattccaaattatttggGGATCCAG atgaaTTTCCACTTAGTCATCTCCTACAGCCCTTTAGACAGTATTATCTACAAGCAGAACATTCTTTACCAGCTCTCATTCAGATCAG GCATGAATGGGATCAGTATTTGGTACCAGCCGATCATCCTGATGCAACCTCGGTCCCTCAAGGATGGGTCATTCCTACTCTCCCCAGCAGTGACACCTGGGCAGCTGCACTCAGACTAAATCAATGA